One genomic segment of Mesoterricola silvestris includes these proteins:
- a CDS encoding SpoIIE family protein phosphatase, with protein MTLTSIFALVIALGSFYLSNWAYAPSDDQCTWRAMGKRVVIAEILPNGVAEEAGLLDGDELLSIHGRKVDAKHLATAQRYINDQPEGRILIYTVLRERKILRLPVRLVKGFDRTGLIVLVSGLAAWAVGLLVVISSPSRKIARHFYYMGVVSLLVTIAVTIGYDSVAPGLLAPMVLVAGLALGLAPPLWLHFFLRFPHPFPLRTNRHFLAALYGFSLGGGALYAVRVLVRTFDKSELFQEAFRFLDGSPVGKVVGWITPTVAVAGLVLFWVGSYRMPPRKRRALLPALIFTTAIIADLMAYLLLQRSAGQSLVFIRESWVFFFPLPLLPLSFAYAIFRHGFFDVRRAILRWVTYFTVLGLTLALYLGGLAWLFAQGIQVIPPAWVGVLAGISALPIGWLLRWLLLTLRRRFRRDLNTTREVILGNLRETKKRFSEEALLAGLVDSVREAYRPHVLLMLPVEKRQVLLPAVTDPDPDEPFAEELARPRRLELPLGLVRHARENRELVLGLGSDEADWIREQGDVLRAHVDALEVQVLSIIMVNDEPHAALLLGGKYAELNYGREDRELLREVALAAGTLLETAVLHRRMLDQGRIEQELNTARLIQESLITSEAPCMPGFQTALRLSPALETGGDLLWVGKRPSGCWMAAVGDVSGKGLAAALYMSQATALLKMAAQQEGMSFEAILPALDRTMRSLMGPRDFLTLSILEWDADGRYRLARAGHPPTLLIEGSSPAEAREIESSGRGLGLRPFAPGNWSVIEGQLSHRQWLVMYSDGLTEAMNKRGELYGLRRFKDQVQRIWGTGSVRAACEAVFHDVTAFESQNRDDRTLFILSREPA; from the coding sequence TTGACGCTCACCAGCATCTTCGCCCTGGTGATCGCCCTGGGCAGCTTCTACCTGAGCAACTGGGCCTACGCCCCCTCCGATGACCAGTGCACCTGGAGGGCCATGGGCAAGCGGGTGGTCATCGCGGAGATCCTCCCCAACGGCGTGGCCGAGGAGGCCGGCCTCCTGGACGGCGATGAACTGCTCAGCATCCATGGGCGCAAGGTGGACGCCAAGCACCTGGCCACCGCCCAGCGCTACATCAATGACCAGCCCGAAGGCCGGATCCTCATCTACACCGTCCTGCGGGAACGGAAGATCCTTCGTCTGCCCGTCAGGCTAGTGAAGGGCTTCGACCGCACCGGGCTCATCGTGCTGGTTTCGGGCCTGGCGGCCTGGGCCGTGGGCCTCCTGGTGGTGATCTCCTCCCCCTCCCGGAAGATCGCCCGGCACTTCTACTACATGGGCGTGGTGTCCCTCCTGGTCACCATCGCCGTGACCATCGGGTACGACAGCGTGGCCCCGGGCCTGCTGGCGCCCATGGTCCTGGTGGCGGGCCTCGCCCTCGGGCTCGCGCCCCCCCTGTGGCTCCACTTCTTCCTCCGGTTCCCCCATCCCTTCCCCCTGCGCACCAACCGCCACTTCCTGGCGGCGCTCTACGGGTTCTCCCTGGGCGGCGGGGCCCTCTACGCGGTGCGGGTCCTGGTCCGGACCTTCGACAAGTCCGAGCTGTTCCAGGAGGCCTTCCGGTTCCTGGACGGCAGCCCCGTGGGCAAGGTGGTGGGCTGGATCACCCCCACCGTCGCCGTGGCGGGGCTGGTGCTCTTCTGGGTGGGCTCGTACCGCATGCCCCCGCGCAAGCGCCGGGCCCTGCTCCCGGCCCTGATCTTCACCACGGCCATCATCGCCGATCTCATGGCCTACCTCCTGCTGCAGCGGTCCGCGGGGCAGAGCCTGGTCTTCATCCGGGAAAGCTGGGTGTTCTTCTTCCCCCTGCCGCTGCTGCCGCTGTCCTTCGCCTACGCCATCTTCCGCCACGGATTCTTCGACGTGCGCCGGGCCATCCTGCGGTGGGTGACCTACTTCACGGTGCTGGGCCTGACCCTGGCGCTGTACCTGGGCGGCCTGGCCTGGCTCTTCGCCCAGGGCATCCAGGTGATCCCCCCGGCCTGGGTGGGCGTGCTCGCGGGCATCTCCGCGCTGCCCATCGGGTGGCTGCTGCGGTGGCTCCTGCTCACCCTGCGGCGCCGGTTCCGGCGCGACCTCAACACCACCCGGGAGGTGATCCTGGGCAACCTGCGGGAGACCAAGAAGCGGTTCTCGGAGGAGGCCCTCCTGGCGGGTCTGGTGGATTCGGTGCGGGAGGCGTACCGGCCCCACGTCCTGCTCATGCTGCCCGTGGAGAAGCGCCAGGTGCTGCTGCCCGCCGTGACCGACCCGGACCCCGACGAGCCCTTCGCCGAGGAGCTCGCCAGGCCCCGCCGCCTGGAACTTCCCCTGGGCCTGGTGCGCCACGCCCGGGAAAACCGGGAGCTGGTGCTGGGGCTGGGAAGCGACGAGGCCGACTGGATCCGGGAGCAGGGCGACGTGCTCCGGGCCCATGTGGACGCCCTGGAGGTGCAGGTCCTCTCCATCATCATGGTGAACGACGAGCCCCATGCCGCGCTGCTGCTGGGCGGGAAGTACGCGGAACTGAACTACGGCCGCGAGGACCGGGAGCTGCTGCGGGAGGTGGCCCTGGCCGCGGGAACGCTGCTGGAGACCGCGGTGCTGCACCGGCGCATGCTGGACCAGGGCCGCATCGAGCAGGAACTCAACACCGCCCGCCTCATCCAGGAGAGCCTGATCACCTCCGAGGCGCCCTGCATGCCCGGGTTCCAGACGGCCCTGCGCCTGTCGCCCGCCCTGGAGACCGGCGGCGACCTGCTGTGGGTGGGCAAGCGCCCCTCGGGCTGCTGGATGGCGGCGGTGGGGGACGTGAGCGGCAAGGGCCTGGCCGCGGCCCTGTACATGAGCCAGGCCACCGCCCTCCTGAAGATGGCCGCCCAGCAGGAGGGCATGAGCTTCGAGGCGATCCTGCCCGCCCTGGACCGCACCATGCGCAGCCTCATGGGACCCCGGGACTTCCTGACCCTCTCCATCCTGGAATGGGACGCCGACGGCCGCTACCGCCTGGCCCGGGCCGGGCATCCGCCCACCCTGCTCATCGAAGGCTCCTCCCCCGCGGAAGCCCGGGAGATCGAATCCTCCGGCCGGGGCCTGGGCCTGCGCCCCTTCGCCCCGGGCAACTGGAGCGTCATCGAGGGCCAGCTCAGCCACCGCCAGTGGCTGGTGATGTACAGCGACGGTCTCACGGAGGCCATGAACAAGCGCGGCGAGCTGTACGGCCTGCGCCGCTTCAAGGATCAGGTCCAGCGCATCTGGGGCACCGGGTCGGTGAGGGCCGCCTGCGAGGCGGTCTTCCACGACGTCACGGCCTTCGAATCCCAGAACCGCGACGACCGGACCCTCTTCATCCTTTCCAGGGAACCCGCATGA
- a CDS encoding SDR family oxidoreductase, with the protein MKKTAGEDRTWWLLVGGRRRLGRALAQALAPGHNLILTSSRSWEQEGAWIAELSKQTQVRCLLWDAASPVLVPTMMADLGALGAEGVKVNSCVVVGGTFPEHPLGTWTAADLEETWRLNLSFPLLAAQGVAPHMADGGCIQFLLDTAIHKPFLKRLPYTAAKGGVAALVPGLARALAPRVRVVGHALGTVLPDSAEDAAFLASRSLLGAVGSPEDLARALRYAAESPYLTGEILTLDGGTRWV; encoded by the coding sequence ATGAAGAAAACCGCGGGGGAGGACCGGACCTGGTGGCTGCTGGTGGGCGGCCGGAGAAGGCTGGGCCGGGCGCTGGCGCAGGCGCTGGCCCCCGGACACAACCTGATCCTGACCTCCTCCCGGTCCTGGGAGCAGGAGGGGGCCTGGATCGCTGAACTTTCCAAACAGACTCAAGTAAGGTGCTTGCTTTGGGATGCCGCAAGTCCTGTTCTTGTCCCCACGATGATGGCAGATCTGGGGGCGCTGGGGGCGGAAGGCGTGAAGGTAAATTCCTGCGTGGTGGTGGGAGGCACCTTCCCCGAGCACCCCCTGGGGACCTGGACCGCCGCGGACCTGGAGGAGACCTGGCGCCTGAACCTGAGCTTCCCCCTGCTGGCGGCCCAGGGGGTGGCGCCCCACATGGCCGACGGGGGCTGCATCCAGTTCCTCCTGGACACGGCCATCCACAAGCCGTTCCTCAAGCGCCTGCCCTACACCGCGGCCAAGGGCGGGGTGGCGGCCCTCGTGCCCGGCCTGGCCCGGGCCCTGGCCCCCCGGGTGCGGGTGGTGGGCCACGCCCTGGGCACGGTGCTGCCCGATTCCGCGGAGGACGCGGCGTTCCTGGCCTCCCGGAGCCTGTTGGGGGCCGTGGGGAGCCCGGAGGACCTGGCCCGGGCCCTGCGCTACGCCGCGGAGAGCCCCTACCTCACCGGGGAGATCCTCACCCTGGACGGGGGCACCCGCTGGGTATGA
- a CDS encoding radical SAM protein, translated as MRFKVNEIFKSIQGEGSRAGRPCLFIRLTGCPLRCVYCDTTYAYFEGGTMDLDEILAQVREALGPPLPGPNAPFVELTGGEPLAHPGAPALLEALLDLGYEVALETAGSHDIRVVDERVVKIVDRKTPGSGEGHRWLDSNLDHLVPGQDELKFVLCSPEDYAWARDWCLGKGVLDRFDVLFSPVWGSLDPAWLAERIVEDGLPVRFQMQLHKLVWGAEKRGV; from the coding sequence GTGCGCTTCAAGGTTAATGAAATTTTTAAATCCATCCAGGGGGAGGGCTCCCGGGCCGGCCGTCCCTGCCTCTTCATCCGGCTCACCGGGTGCCCCCTGCGGTGCGTGTACTGCGACACCACCTACGCCTATTTCGAAGGCGGCACCATGGACCTGGATGAGATCCTCGCCCAGGTGCGGGAGGCCCTCGGCCCCCCCCTGCCCGGCCCCAACGCCCCCTTCGTGGAGCTCACCGGCGGCGAGCCCCTGGCCCACCCCGGGGCCCCCGCCCTGCTGGAGGCCCTGCTGGACCTGGGCTACGAGGTGGCCCTGGAGACCGCCGGCAGCCACGATATCCGGGTGGTGGACGAGCGCGTGGTGAAGATCGTGGACCGCAAGACCCCCGGCAGCGGCGAAGGCCACCGCTGGCTGGACTCCAACCTGGACCACCTGGTGCCCGGCCAGGACGAGCTGAAGTTCGTGCTGTGCTCCCCCGAGGACTATGCCTGGGCCCGGGACTGGTGCCTCGGGAAGGGCGTCCTGGACCGCTTCGACGTGCTCTTCAGTCCCGTGTGGGGAAGCCTGGATCCGGCGTGGCTGGCGGAGCGGATCGTGGAGGACGGCCTTCCGGTGCGTTTCCAGATGCAATTGCACAAGCTCGTCTGGGGCGCGGAGAAGCGCGGGGTCTAG
- a CDS encoding SirB1 family protein — MSLHEYLQSDPECHRLLEGAVLAVGPMLGEEDPAPVVATVDAWADALAGRMPLPWTVHGGIDALNTYLFQDVGLQGDRETYDDPANAALPRVIERRRGMPITLSILWIEAARRLGFRAIGVGLPGHFISGIQLDMGTLYFDAFNGGRGVGEEDAAWLVEQSTGGRAVFHPSMLAPVANRAILGRLVRNLHVRYVRTGNWDEAIWTATHLVLLNPGESTSYRDRAFVRFKRGESAQGMLDLQEAIRLSPEGDPELVQWLEKLQRD, encoded by the coding sequence ATGTCCCTGCACGAGTACCTCCAGTCGGATCCGGAGTGCCACCGGCTCCTGGAGGGGGCGGTCCTGGCGGTGGGACCGATGCTGGGCGAGGAGGACCCCGCGCCCGTGGTGGCCACCGTGGACGCCTGGGCCGATGCCTTGGCCGGGCGCATGCCCTTGCCCTGGACGGTCCACGGGGGCATCGATGCCCTCAACACCTACCTGTTCCAGGACGTGGGCCTCCAGGGGGACCGGGAGACCTATGACGACCCGGCCAACGCGGCCCTGCCCCGGGTCATCGAGCGCCGGCGGGGCATGCCCATCACCCTCTCCATCCTCTGGATCGAGGCGGCGCGGCGCCTGGGGTTCCGGGCCATCGGCGTGGGGCTCCCCGGGCACTTCATCTCCGGCATCCAGCTGGACATGGGCACCCTCTACTTCGACGCCTTCAACGGCGGGCGCGGCGTGGGCGAGGAGGACGCTGCCTGGCTGGTGGAGCAGTCCACCGGGGGCCGGGCCGTCTTCCACCCCTCCATGCTGGCCCCCGTGGCCAACCGGGCGATCCTGGGCCGGCTGGTGCGCAACCTCCACGTGCGCTACGTGCGCACCGGCAACTGGGACGAGGCCATCTGGACCGCCACCCACCTGGTGCTCCTGAACCCCGGCGAAAGCACCTCGTACCGGGACCGGGCCTTCGTGCGGTTCAAGCGGGGCGAATCGGCCCAGGGTATGCTCGATCTCCAGGAGGCCATCCGGCTCAGCCCCGAGGGGGACCCCGAGCTGGTCCAGTGGCTGGAGAAACTGCAGAGGGACTAG
- a CDS encoding D-2-hydroxyacid dehydrogenase, translating to MRKLAVIHHRHMDWVPALREAEPRLDIRGWHPREEGDPAWLAQAEGLFVWKLPEGLAARMPRLAWIQNSGAGVDHLVADPSIPPGVPITRADGQFGFWMARYVAFHLLAGAQRPEECRTAQEARTWNPRLIPEDLTGRAALVVGFGRIGRQIGRALRDLGLEVRGFVRTPRADPEFPLLGTADLPKWLPEARALVLCAPLTPETRGLVDARLLAHGNPGLLLVNVGRGEQVVVPDLLEALDAGRLGGAVLDVFSPEPLAAESPLWSHPKVTVTPHHSGPSTPRAMVPDLLPNLRRFAEGLAVEGGVDRERGY from the coding sequence ATGCGAAAACTGGCCGTCATCCACCACCGGCACATGGACTGGGTCCCCGCCCTGCGGGAGGCCGAGCCCCGCCTGGATATCCGGGGCTGGCACCCCCGGGAGGAGGGCGACCCCGCCTGGCTGGCCCAGGCCGAGGGCCTCTTCGTATGGAAGCTCCCCGAGGGCCTGGCCGCGCGCATGCCCCGCCTGGCCTGGATCCAGAACAGCGGCGCCGGCGTGGATCACCTGGTGGCCGACCCCTCCATCCCCCCGGGCGTGCCCATCACCCGCGCCGACGGCCAATTCGGCTTCTGGATGGCCCGGTACGTGGCCTTCCACCTCCTGGCCGGCGCCCAGCGTCCGGAGGAATGCCGCACCGCCCAGGAGGCGCGCACCTGGAACCCCCGCCTCATCCCCGAGGACCTCACCGGCCGCGCCGCCCTGGTGGTGGGCTTCGGCCGCATCGGCCGGCAGATCGGCCGCGCCCTGCGGGACCTGGGCCTGGAGGTGCGGGGCTTCGTGCGGACCCCCCGGGCCGACCCGGAATTCCCGCTCCTGGGCACCGCCGACCTGCCCAAATGGCTCCCCGAGGCCCGGGCGCTGGTCCTCTGCGCTCCCCTGACGCCCGAAACCCGGGGCCTGGTGGACGCCCGCCTCCTGGCCCACGGCAACCCCGGCCTCCTCCTGGTGAACGTCGGCCGGGGCGAGCAGGTGGTGGTCCCCGACCTCCTGGAGGCCCTGGACGCCGGGCGCCTGGGCGGGGCCGTGCTGGACGTCTTCTCGCCCGAGCCCCTGGCTGCCGAATCCCCCCTGTGGTCCCACCCCAAGGTGACCGTCACCCCCCACCATTCCGGCCCCTCCACCCCCCGGGCCATGGTCCCCGACCTGCTGCCGAACCTGCGCCGATTTGCGGAGGGACTTGCCGTCGAAGGGGGCGTGGATAGGGAAAGGGGGTACTAG
- a CDS encoding DUF2911 domain-containing protein gives MRSVILSAAFAAALSLPAQQTMVKPYQPSPGASVTQTLGISTVKIDYSRPGVKGRKIWGGLVPFGEVWRAGANNATVITFSDPVKIAGKDLAAGSYAFFAIPGPKAWTLIFNRNAKQWGAYDHKASEDALRLEVVPATLAVPEEYLNFSIHLASLDSLRVELAWEKVSVGFDVTLDTPGLYWAYLEKTLAGARADEHIPFLQGARYCLTNNVHLDKGREWIDRSLKAKEVYSNLDTKARYLAKDGKKAEALATLQKAMDLAAAAKAPQEYLDGLAKTRAEWAAR, from the coding sequence ATGCGATCCGTCATCCTTTCCGCCGCCTTCGCGGCCGCCCTGAGCCTTCCGGCCCAGCAGACGATGGTCAAACCCTACCAGCCCAGCCCCGGCGCCAGCGTGACCCAGACGCTGGGAATCAGCACCGTGAAGATCGACTACTCCCGGCCCGGCGTCAAGGGGCGCAAGATCTGGGGCGGCCTGGTGCCCTTCGGCGAGGTGTGGCGCGCGGGCGCCAACAACGCCACCGTCATCACCTTCAGCGACCCGGTCAAGATCGCCGGCAAGGACCTGGCGGCGGGCTCGTACGCCTTCTTCGCCATTCCCGGCCCCAAGGCCTGGACCCTCATCTTCAACCGGAACGCCAAGCAGTGGGGCGCCTACGACCACAAGGCCTCCGAGGACGCCCTGCGCCTGGAGGTGGTCCCGGCGACCCTGGCCGTGCCCGAGGAGTACCTCAACTTTTCCATCCACCTGGCGTCCCTGGATTCCCTGCGCGTGGAACTGGCCTGGGAAAAGGTGTCCGTGGGCTTCGACGTGACCCTGGACACCCCCGGCCTCTACTGGGCCTACCTGGAGAAGACCCTGGCCGGCGCCAGGGCCGATGAGCACATCCCCTTCCTGCAGGGCGCCCGCTACTGCCTCACCAACAACGTCCACCTGGACAAGGGGCGGGAGTGGATCGACCGGTCCCTGAAGGCCAAGGAGGTCTACAGCAACCTGGACACCAAGGCCCGGTACCTGGCCAAGGACGGGAAGAAGGCCGAGGCCCTGGCCACCCTCCAGAAGGCCATGGACCTGGCCGCCGCCGCCAAGGCCCCCCAGGAGTACCTGGACGGCCTGGCCAAGACCCGCGCGGAGTGGGCCGCCAGGTAG
- the lipA gene encoding lipoyl synthase, with product MARPPVLPGPRPDWLKIKVPAPEVVAEVEALVRSNRLVTVCEEARCPNLHECWGIHRTATFMLLGDVCTRHCGFCNVGKGRPGEVDPGEPQRVAEAVASLGLAFAVVTSVNRDDLPDGGAAHFAATIRWIRTLVPACGVEVLIPDFSGSEACLATVLEAAPQVLNHNVETVERLYKRVRPDADYGQSLRVLAGAARHRDAAAPDLRVKSGIMVGLGETPEEVLELMGHWRAASVDIATLGQYLPPSALHLPLERYVEPAEFEMYRRKGLEMGFQRVESGPLVRSSYHAQDSYQG from the coding sequence ATGGCGCGTCCCCCCGTTCTCCCCGGCCCCCGTCCCGATTGGTTGAAAATCAAGGTTCCAGCACCGGAAGTGGTGGCCGAGGTGGAGGCCCTGGTGCGGTCCAACCGCCTGGTGACCGTCTGCGAGGAGGCGCGCTGCCCCAACCTCCATGAATGCTGGGGGATCCATCGCACCGCCACCTTCATGCTGCTGGGGGACGTGTGCACCCGGCACTGCGGCTTCTGCAACGTGGGCAAGGGCCGCCCGGGGGAAGTGGACCCCGGCGAACCCCAGCGTGTGGCGGAAGCCGTGGCGTCATTGGGGTTGGCCTTTGCCGTCGTGACCAGCGTGAACCGGGACGACCTGCCCGACGGGGGGGCCGCCCACTTCGCCGCCACCATCCGCTGGATCCGCACCCTGGTGCCCGCCTGCGGCGTGGAGGTGCTGATCCCCGATTTCAGCGGAAGCGAGGCCTGCCTGGCCACCGTCCTGGAGGCCGCCCCCCAGGTGCTGAACCACAACGTGGAGACCGTGGAGCGCCTCTACAAGCGGGTGCGCCCGGACGCGGACTACGGGCAGAGCCTGCGGGTGCTGGCCGGCGCGGCCCGGCACAGGGACGCCGCGGCCCCGGACCTGCGGGTGAAGAGCGGAATCATGGTGGGCCTGGGCGAGACGCCGGAAGAGGTCCTGGAGCTCATGGGCCACTGGCGGGCCGCCTCCGTGGACATCGCGACCCTGGGCCAGTACCTGCCCCCCTCCGCCCTGCACCTGCCCCTGGAACGGTACGTGGAACCCGCGGAATTCGAGATGTACCGGCGCAAGGGCCTGGAAATGGGCTTCCAGCGGGTGGAGAGCGGCCCCCTGGTGCGCAGCAGCTACCACGCCCAGGACAGCTACCAGGGATGA
- a CDS encoding segregation and condensation protein A: MTDSPREPAAFEPPKGFETKFRDLELHLASFDGPLDLLLHLIRDQKLDILDLPMASVTRQYMDYLLLMEELNLEIAAEFVAMAAQLLQIKSRMMLPRPPADEGLEDPREDLVQRLLDYQQVKEAAKELSGREAEWQKVVFAPGLDIRDHARVEEEPIKANLFDLLAAYRDALKRLLPPPPVQVRTPPKTLEQRIAEVTAFLTDGRWEAFGGLLATAVTREELVLTFLALLEMVRTGRILLVQSEAFGEIRVRAA, translated from the coding sequence ATGACCGATTCCCCCCGAGAACCCGCGGCCTTCGAACCCCCGAAGGGCTTCGAGACGAAGTTCCGCGATCTGGAGCTGCACCTGGCCTCCTTCGACGGCCCCCTGGACCTGCTCCTGCACCTGATCCGGGACCAGAAGCTGGACATCCTGGACCTGCCCATGGCCTCCGTGACCCGGCAGTACATGGACTACCTGCTGCTCATGGAGGAGCTGAACCTGGAGATCGCGGCGGAGTTCGTGGCCATGGCCGCCCAGCTCCTGCAGATCAAGAGCCGCATGATGCTCCCCCGGCCCCCGGCCGACGAAGGCCTGGAGGACCCCCGGGAGGACCTGGTGCAGCGCCTGCTGGACTACCAGCAGGTGAAGGAGGCCGCCAAGGAACTCTCCGGCCGCGAGGCGGAGTGGCAGAAGGTGGTCTTCGCGCCGGGGCTGGATATCCGGGACCACGCCCGGGTGGAGGAGGAGCCCATCAAGGCCAACCTCTTCGACCTGCTCGCGGCCTACCGGGACGCCCTGAAGCGGCTCCTGCCGCCCCCCCCGGTGCAGGTGCGCACCCCGCCCAAGACCCTGGAACAGCGCATCGCCGAGGTGACCGCCTTCCTCACGGACGGGCGCTGGGAGGCCTTCGGGGGGCTCCTGGCCACCGCCGTCACCCGGGAGGAGCTGGTGCTCACCTTCCTGGCCCTCCTGGAGATGGTCCGCACCGGCCGGATCCTCCTGGTGCAGTCGGAGGCCTTCGGCGAGATCCGCGTCCGCGCGGCCTAG
- a CDS encoding protein-L-isoaspartate(D-aspartate) O-methyltransferase, with protein MGTPEEKAPSSYAKDPALARRDMVKTQIEARGVDDPRVLGAMATLPRHRFVDAAQEAAAYEDHPLPIGRGQTISQPYIVAFMAEALALSGTEKVLEVGCGCGYMAAVLAGLCRQVFGIDLEADLVRRAQGTLDALGIANATVRCGDGKLGWRSEAPFDAILLSCAADVIPPDLWEQLAEGGRMLLPLAVHPTHQDLVLVYKTPAGAITRNLLPVVFVPLR; from the coding sequence ATGGGGACTCCCGAGGAAAAGGCTCCGTCATCATACGCCAAGGACCCCGCCCTGGCGCGGCGGGACATGGTGAAAACCCAGATCGAGGCCCGGGGCGTGGACGACCCCCGGGTGCTGGGGGCCATGGCCACCCTGCCCCGCCACCGCTTCGTGGACGCCGCCCAGGAGGCCGCCGCCTACGAGGACCACCCCCTGCCCATCGGCCGGGGCCAGACCATCTCCCAGCCCTACATCGTGGCCTTCATGGCCGAGGCCCTGGCCCTCTCGGGCACCGAGAAGGTGCTGGAGGTGGGCTGCGGATGCGGCTACATGGCCGCGGTGCTGGCCGGCCTCTGCCGCCAGGTTTTCGGCATCGACCTGGAGGCCGACCTGGTCCGGCGGGCCCAGGGCACCCTGGACGCCCTGGGCATCGCCAACGCCACGGTGCGCTGCGGGGACGGAAAGCTGGGATGGCGGTCGGAGGCCCCCTTCGACGCCATCCTCCTCAGCTGCGCCGCGGACGTGATCCCGCCTGATCTATGGGAACAACTGGCGGAGGGGGGGAGGATGCTGCTTCCCCTGGCCGTGCATCCCACCCACCAGGACCTGGTGCTGGTGTACAAGACCCCCGCCGGAGCCATAACCCGAAACCTTCTGCCGGTAGTGTTCGTCCCTTTGCGATGA
- a CDS encoding SEL1-like repeat protein, with protein sequence MNENSPHDKTDPGIVPGLKDTQPLRIMPDAGTTQSQPIVAPLPEARTAQTRASRPLLWVFGLLAVAILGGSVAYYFLYPSGEAPSPLHAKAEVPAVLLPYLDKAAQGDSGAMRMLGTMYYNGLNVPADRKEGVKWYRKAAAAGSVAARKDLEQLGLAVDEK encoded by the coding sequence ATGAACGAGAATTCCCCCCACGACAAGACCGATCCCGGAATCGTGCCCGGGCTCAAGGACACCCAGCCCCTGCGCATCATGCCGGACGCCGGCACCACCCAGTCCCAGCCCATCGTGGCGCCCCTGCCGGAAGCGCGCACGGCCCAGACCCGGGCCTCCCGTCCCCTGCTCTGGGTCTTCGGGCTCCTGGCCGTGGCGATCCTGGGCGGCAGCGTGGCCTACTACTTCCTGTACCCCAGCGGCGAGGCCCCGTCCCCCCTGCACGCCAAGGCGGAGGTGCCCGCGGTCCTCCTGCCGTACCTGGACAAGGCCGCCCAGGGCGACTCCGGCGCCATGCGGATGCTGGGCACGATGTACTACAACGGCCTGAACGTCCCCGCGGACCGCAAGGAAGGCGTCAAGTGGTACCGCAAGGCCGCGGCCGCGGGCAGCGTGGCGGCCCGCAAGGACCTGGAGCAACTGGGCCTGGCGGTGGACGAGAAGTGA